One Rosa chinensis cultivar Old Blush chromosome 3, RchiOBHm-V2, whole genome shotgun sequence DNA window includes the following coding sequences:
- the LOC112192838 gene encoding probable disease resistance protein At4g27220, with product MEFYQYVFEAMNMKMIIVISAVMVQWFGVIACLKWIWKNWILIVVIVTWNVIASLGWIWKSRFSYMVETPEPISEDNQEPVDVDVSASLPSSSAELTDPTWKHDVFLSFRGVDTRKNITFFLNKRLLERGIKTFKDEQNIEVGDVISPTLLTAIEESRLAIIVLSQNYASSSWCLEELGHICKSMKGDESDDNRILPLFYNVHPSDVRHQTSRFGDAFTKLKKSGRHESAKVKQWIDTLTKVAQISGWHSLEFKNDGELLNNIVEAVCKKLPPTESVLKMSLGDFEEFAATKEAIHEVMKALKDGEATTIGVYGMGGVGKTTMVKHVGVQAQEEKLFNKVIMAVVSQKPDLKEIQQEFAETLGFELKKKTESVRARELKKKIMEETRILIILDDIWKGIDFSRIGIPSHNELQKCNSKVLLTTRRLKVCSIMGSHAKIPLKILSEADSWRLFVREAGMSSDKSPNFYDVASEVARECAGLPVALIAVARALRDEGLDRWKEAARRLKSSQPPIREDEKAVFKCIKLSYDFLKDDELKSCFLLCCLFPEDYDIPIEYLVMYGIGKGMFRDLTMLQARESTYSVVQDLEDSSLLLGGRDDGCVRMHDVIRDMAILMTSLSEDGQRFLVKVGCELTNWPEIDAHKGYSAISLMKNKICELPEELVCPNLQILSLRQNANLNDIPKSFFQSKNELRVLDLSNTRISSLPQSIVFLTNLQALYLDYCRNITDTSVIGKLNKLEILSMRGTALKKLSREIEQLTNLRMLDISAAALSLGGSICTIPSKVISKLHKLEELYMQYGFWDWGSKIDGKGEETNIGFDELASLSYLRILKVCILDANCIPKSVKVEPKWVYFDISICSGKSGQGIYNILRSGNNYRSLSLDGTDTTMGTLPDWFVNAVVKKTERLSYEECTGLSNILVEYDRGRLHGLKVLSVINCENLKELMNAITCVPDMRMPVFENLEELYLEELDDLKQLCVGELPPGSLCSLKLLKVHQCRNLEKVLLPSNLLQKLPNLEILNCEESKVDHVFECKGFEPDQTKLREMELRDLDLIRSICNGPAPRRMFQALKQLVIHNCNFQGSLFTFDVAQCLFQLESLVVSECPVLERVIEAKRKTLNNNKTVLPQLKNLCLQYLPMLYKGSATVDFVCPSLETLHLRDCPHLSFPPSSASDYFHSRNPVNEDWSLFLRFKVKASVFRRKNMKKANLSERARPRSRGREHIKKANLSERARPL from the exons ATGGAGTTCTACCAGTATGTCTTTGAG GCTATGAATATGAAGATGATTATTGTGATTAGTGCGGTAATGGTGCAATGGTTCGGTGTCATAGCCTGTCTTAAGTGGATATGGAAGAATTGGATCCTTATTGTGGTGATTGTGACATGGAACGTAATAGCCAGTCTTGGGTGGATATGGAAGAGTAGGTTCAGTTACATGGTTGAAACCCCAGAGCCAATATCAGAGGATAATCAAGAACCAGTTGACGTCGATGTCTCTGCATCTCTTCCTTCATCATCAGCTGAATTAACAGATCCTACGTGGAAGCATGATGTGTTTTTGAGCTTCAGGGGTGTAGACACTCGTAAGAATATTACCTTCTTTTTAAACAAACGGCTGCTAGAAAGGGGAATCAAAACATTCAAGGATGAACAAAACATTGAAGTAGGGGATGTTATTTCTCCCACTCTCCTAACGGCAATTGAAGAATCAAGGTTGGCAATTATTGTTCTCTCTCAAAACTATGCCTCTTCCTCTTGGTGTTTGGAGGAACTAGGACACATTTGTAAAAGCATGAAAGGAGACGAGTCAGACGACAATAGAATTCTGCCACTTTTTTATAATGTGCATCCTAGTGATGTACGACATCAGACGAGCAGGTTCGGAGATGCTTTCACTAAGCTTAAAAAATCTGGGCGACACGAATCAGCGAAGGTGAAGCAGTGGATAGATACTTTAACAAAAGTTGCACAAATCTCCGGGTGGCATTCACTGGAATTTAA AAATGACGGAGAACTTTTGAATAACATTGTGGAAGCTGTGTGCAAGAAATTACCACCGACTGAATCTGTGTTAAAAATGTCCCTCGGAGATTTTGAAGAATTTGCAGCAACAAAAGAAGCCATTCATGAGGTCATGAAGGCGCTAAAAGATGGTGAGGCCACTACCATTGGAGTCTACGGCATGGGGGGCGTTGGAAAGACAACAATGGTGAAACATGTCGGTGTACAAGCCCAAGAAGAAAAGCTTTTTAATAAAGTGATTATGGCTGTCGTATCCCAAAAACCCGACTTGAAGGAAATTCAACAGGAATTTGCAGAAACGCTGGGCTTTGAACTCAAGAAGAAGACGGAAAGTGTAAGAGCCCgtgaattgaagaagaaaataatggAAGAAACCAGGATCCTCATAATCTTGGATGACATTTGGAAGGGAATAGACTTTTCAAGAATTGGAATTCCGAGCCACAACGAACTTCAAAAATGCAATTCCAAAGTCTTATTGACCACCAGAAGATTGAAAGTTTGTAGTATCATGGGGAGCCATGCAAAAATTCCTCTCAAAATCTTATCAGAAGCAGATTCTTGGCGCTTATTTGTGAGGGAAGCGGGGATGTCTTCTGACAAATCTCCCAATTTCTATGATGTAGCGAGTGAGGTGGCAAGAGAATGCGCCGGTCTACCTGTTGCTTTGATAGCAGTTGCGAGGGCCCTTCGAGATGAAGGTTTGGACAGATGGAAAGAAGCTGCTCGACGACTAAAATCTTCTCAACCTCCCATCCGTGAAGATGAGAAAGCTGTGTTCAAATGCATAAAGTTAAGCTATGATTTCTTGAAGGATGATGAATTGAAATCATGCTTCTTGCTTTGCTGCTTGTTCCCAGAAGATTATGATATCCCAATTGAATACTTGGTCATGTATGGAATTGGGAAAGGAATGTTTCGAGATTTAACCATGCTACAAGCCCGAGAGTCAACATATTCAGTGGTGCAGGACCTTGAAGATTCTAGCTTGCTTTTAGGCGGTAGAGATGACGGATGTGTAAGGATGCATGATGTCATTCGGGATATGGCAATATTAATGACATCATTATCTGAAGACGGCCAGCGGTTCTTGGTGAAAGTTGGCTGTGAATTGACGAATTGGCCAGAGATTGATGCACATAAAGGCTACTCTGCAATCTCACTAATGAAGAACAAAATTTGCGAGCTACCAGAAGAGTTGGTATGTCCAAATCTCCAGATTTTATCACTACGACAGAATGCTAATTTAAATGATATCCCAAAATCTTTTTTCCAAAGTAAGAATGAATTAAGAGTCTTGGATCTTAGCAACACTCGTATTTCATCACTACCCCAATCAATCGTTTTCCTAACCAACCTTCAAGCTTTGTATTTAGATTATTGCAGAAACATAACGGACACTTCTGTAATCGGAAAACTTAACAAGCTTGAGATTCTTAGTATGAGAGGAACTGCTCTGAAAAAATTGTCAAGGGAAATAGAACAACTGACCAATCTAAGGATGCTCGATATAAGTGCTGCAGCTTTATCCTTGGGAGGAAGTATTTGCACAATTCCATCTAAAGTGATATCAAAGTTGCATAAATTAGAAGAGCTGTACATGCAATATGGATTTTGGGACTGGGGGAGTAAAATTGatggaaaaggagaagaaactAATATTGGCTTTGATGAATTAGCTAGTTTATCATATTTAAGAATTTTGAAAGTTTGCATATTAGATGCAAATTGCATCCCTAAAAGTGTTAAGGTCGAACCGAAGTGGGTTTACTTTGATATTAGTATTTGCAGCGGCAAGAGTGGACAGGGAATCTATAACATCCTTCGATCTGGTAATAATTATAGATCCTTGAGTCTTGATGGTACTGACACAACCATGGGAACCCTTCCGGACTGGTTTGTCAACGCTGTGGTAAAGAAAACTGAGAGGCTGAGTTATGAAGAATGCACAGGGTTGAGTAACATTCTTGTGGAATATGACCGTGGGAGGTTGCATGGACTGAAAGTTCTCTCTGTAATTAACTGTGAGAACTTGAAAGAATTGATGAATGCAATAACATGTGTTCCAGATATGCGTATGCCTGTGTTTGAGAACTTGGAAGAGTTGTATCTGGAAGAACTGGATGACCTGAAGCAGTTATGTGTTGGTGAGTTACCACCTGGATCTCTCTGCAGTCTGAAATTATTGAAGGTCCATCAGTGTCGTAACTTGGAGAAAGTACTGTTGCCATCAAATTTGTtgcagaaactaccaaatttgGAAATACTAAACTGTGAGGAAAGTAAAGTGGATCATGTGTTTGAATGTAAAGGATTTGAGCCAGATCAAACAAAACTGAGAGAGATGGAGTTGCGAGATCTAGATTTAATAAGAAGCATATGTAATGGTCCTGCTCCACGCCGAATGTTCCAGGCTCTAAAGCAATTGGTAATTCACAATTGCAACTTCCAAGGAAGTCTCTTCACATTTGATGTAGCTCAGTGTCTTTTTCAATTGGAAAGCCTTGTTGTATCCGAATGCCCTGTCTTGGAAAGAGTAATCGAAGCAAAGAGGAAAACATTGAACAACAACAAGACCGTTCTTCCACAATTGAAGAACTTATGTTTGCAATATCTTCCAATGTTGTACAAGGGAAGTGCTACTGTTGATTTTGTGTGTCCTTCATTGGAAACCTTGCATCTGAGGGACTGCCCCCACTTGTCATTTCCACCCTCCTCTGCTTCTGACTACTTCCACAGCAGGAACCCAGTCAATGAAGATTGGAGTCTGTTTCTCCGATTTAA AGTAAAGGCTTCAGTATTTCGAAGAAAAAACatgaagaaagcaaatctgagtgagaggGCGCGGCCTCGCTCCAGAGGGAGAGAACAcatcaagaaagcaaatctgagtgagaggGCGCGGCCTCTCTGA
- the LOC121052279 gene encoding pentatricopeptide repeat-containing protein At5g66520-like: MESALNVFRVDPESRNIVSYSSLINGYVEMDEIEKAFVCLLTCRGGGVEPNQFTFSSLVKACANQAALEQGIQLQAQVIKFNFDRDNFVSSVLVDMYGKCGLLDHSIQVFDEIVNPTEVAWNSLLSVFAVHGLGNDALKTFSRMVGAGVKPNAITFISLLTGCSHSGSVEEGLTYFYFMEKTYGIVPRAGHYSCVIDLLGRAGRLEEAEEFINSMPVQPNAFGWCSFLGACTIRGDKERGKLAAE; this comes from the coding sequence ATGGAGAGTGCTTTAAATGTGTTTCGGGTTGACCCTGAGAGTAGAAATATTGTGTCGTATTCCTCTCTGATCAATGGTTATGTCGAGATGGATGAAATCGAGAAGGCTTTTGTGTGTTTGTTGACCTGCAGAGGGGGGGGAGTTGAGCCCAATCAGTTCACTTTCTCTAGCTTGGTCAAGGCCTGTGCCAACCAAGCTGCACTTGAACAAGGGATTCAACTTCAGGCTCAGGTGATCAAGTTTAATTTTGATAGAGACAATTTTGTGTCTTCTGTTCTTGTTGATATGTATGGAAAATGTGGGTTACTTGATCACTCAATACAAGTGTTTGACGAGATAGTAAACCCGACTGAAgttgcatggaattcgttgCTAAGTGTATTTGCAGTTCATGGCTTAGGAAATGACGCCTTGAAAACTTTTAGTAGAATGGtcggggcaggagtgaaaccaaATGCAATAACATTTATCAGCCTTTTAACAGGTTGTAGCCATTCTGGATCGGTAGAGGAAGGTTTAACGTACTTTTACTTTATGGAGAAAACATATGGCATAGTACCTAGAGCTGGACATTACTCTTGCGTTATTGATTTACTTGGCCGGGCTGGAAGGCTTGAAGAGGCCGAAGAATTCATTAACAGCATGCCAGTGCAGCCAAATGCTTTTGGATGGTGCTCTTTTCTTGGCGCTTGCACAATTCGTGGTGATAAAGAAAGGGGCAAACTGGCAGCAGAGTAA
- the LOC121052089 gene encoding pentatricopeptide repeat-containing protein At4g18520, chloroplastic-like produces the protein MSFQPLRLFGGQILKAESATLAQVIQTYAKTKQLNKGKELHAHLLRTHYPLCIFLTNHLLNMYSKCGHVDYALKLFDQMPHRNLVSWTAMVTGFSQNMRFSESFKNAGESPTQFAFASVIRACVVIGSVEIGRQLHSLALKLGLACELFVGSSLADMYSKCGFMVEACKVFEEMPSKDAVSWTSMIDGYAKSGDFEAALLSYQRMINDGIGVDKYVVSSALSACSALKACQLCSFDGCEVRIGSRGCCGKCSG, from the coding sequence ATGAGTTTTCAACCCTTGCGCCTTTTTGGCGGCCAAATTCTGAAAGCGGAGTCCGCCACTTTGGCGCAAGTCATCCAAACCTACGCAAAAACCAAGCAGCTAAACAAAGGCAAAGAGCTCCACGCTCACCTCCTCCGCACTCATTACCCACTATGCATTTTCCTCACCAACCACCTCCTCAATATGTACTCCAAATGCGGGCACGTCGATTATGCCCTCAAGCTTTTCGACCAAATGCCTCACCGAAACTTGGTTTCCTGGACTGCAATGGTAACTGGGTTTTCTCAGAACATGAGGTTCTCGGAGAGTTTCAAGAATGCTGGGGAGAGCCCGACCCAGTTTGCATTTGCAAGTGTCATCAGAGCTTGTGTGGTTATTGGGTCGGTTGAGATTGGGAGGCAGCTGCATTCTCTTGCTTTGAAATTGGGCTTGGCTTGTGAGCTGTTTGTGGGCAGTAGCTTGGCGGATATGTATTCGAAATGTGGGTTCATGGTTGAGGCTTGTAAGGTTTTCGAGGAAATGCCGAGTAAGGATGCTGTATCGTGGACTTCGATGATTGATGGGTATGCAAAAAGTGGGGATTTTGAGGCAGCTTTACTGAGTTATCAGAGGATGATCAATGATGGGATTGGTGTAGATAAATATGTTGTTTCCAGTGCATTGAGTGCTTGTTCTGCACTGAAGGCTTGTCAGTTGTGTTCATTCGACGGTTGTGAAGTTAGGATTGGAAGTAGAGGTTGCTGTGGGAAATGCTCTGGTTGA